The DNA region TCCGCGGGCCAATTCACCCCTTGGGGTATTTCAGAAACGGAAAAGCCAGGGCGCGGCAGGGCCTGTTCTTTCCGTTTTCCAAATACCCCTGCGGCAGTGCCATCGGCGATGCGCCTTGCTGGCGGGCGTGCGCATCGCCAGGGGATCAGAAACCGGCCTTGATCTTCTCGAACTCGGCCAGCTGCTTTTCGCGCTGCGCCGGATCGTTCGGCGTCTGGGCCAGGATCGGGGCGTTGATCGGCGACAGGCCTTCCTTCACCGCCGGCTCGTTTTCGATCGTCTTCATGGCCACGGTCGAGGTATGGCCGTAGCCGATCGTGTCCAGAAGCCCCTTGGCCGAGCCGGGGGCGAGCCAGGCGTTGATGAAGTCATAGGCCTTGTCCTCCTTGCCCGGCCCGTTCTTGAGATTGATGAAGCCGCAGAAGAAGGTCGAGCTGCCTTCCTTGGGGGCGCGCTGGAAGCCGACCGGGAAGCCGTCCTTTTCCAGCAGCACCACGCCGTCGTTCCAGGACCATGCCACGTCCACCGCGCCCGAGGCCATCAGCTGCGCCTGCTCGGCCGGGTCGGCCCAATAGGCGGCGACGTTCTGATGCGCCGCGCGCAGCCAGTCGGCGGCGGCCTTGAACTGTTCGTCCGTGACCTTGGTCCAGTCGGTGGTGCCGGTCGCCAGATAGGCCAGCGCCCAGACGTCGTCGGCCGAATCGGGCAGGCTGGTGCGGCCCTGGTATTTCGGGTCGGTGAAGACGTTCAGGCTGGCCACGTCCTCGGCCGGGACGGTGTCCTTGTTATAGGCGATCGCCGTCGCGCCCCAGTCGGTGGGGATATACCAGACCCCCTGGTCGTCCTTGAAGATCGGCGAATCCAGGAACTTGGGATAGAGCGTCTTGAAGGCCGGGATCCGCGACACGTCCCAGGGTTCGATCAGCCCGGCGTCGCGGTATTTCGACACCATCTGCGAGCAGGGATGCGCGACGTCGGCTTTGAAGCCCGAGGCGAGCTTCTGATAGGCCTCGTCGTCGTCGCCGTACAAGGCGAAGGTGGGGCTGGTGCCGTATTTGTCGATATAGCCCTGGAAGATCACCGGCTCCTCGAAACCGGCCCAGTCGAAGACCGTGAGTTCGGGGTCGGCAGCATGGGCGGCGGTGCCGGCGAGGAGCAGCGCAAGGGCAGAGGAGCGCAGGAGTTTCATCGGGGGCCTTTCGGGATGCGTGGCAGTCTGCGCCGACGCTAGCGGGCCTCTTCCAGCCCTGCAAGCCTTGGGCGAGCGCGCGCGATCCAGGCCGACGCCGCGTGCGGGGAGCCGGCGCGGCTTTAGGGCAGGATCGCGCCGCGGCCGCAACAGGCCGGCGCCGGCGGCTTATCCCGGCAGGTCCGGCGGGCCGGCGATCTGCGCATCGGGCAGGCCGATCGCCGCATCGTCGCGGCCGGCGAAATCCACCGCGCGCAGGATGGTCTGGATCGCGGCGATCCGCGCCCGCCGCTTGTCGTCCGAGCGGATCACCGTCCAGGGCGCGATGCCGGAATGGCTGCGCGCCAGCGTGTCGTGGATCGCCGCCGTGTAGTCGTCCCAGCGCGCCAGCCCGTCCACGTCGATGGAACTGAGTTTCCACTGCTTCAGCGGGTCCTTCTCGCGGTCGAGAAAGCGCCGCAGCTGTTCGGCCCGGCCGACGCCGAGCCACAGCTTGACCAGGGTGATGCCGTCGTCGACCAGCATGTTCTCGAAATGCGGCAGCTGGCGGAAGAAGGTCTCGCGCTGCGCATCGGTGCAGAAGCCGAAGACCTTTTCCACCACGCCGCGGTTGTACCAGCTGCGGTCGAAGAGCGCGATCTCGCCCCGGGCGGGCAGCCAGTCCACGTAGCGCTGGAAATACCACTCGGCCGCCTCGCGCTCGCTGGGTTTCGGGAGCGCCGCGATATAGGCGGAACGCGGGTTCAGGTTCTCGCGCACCCGCTCGATGGTGCCGCCCTTGCCGGCGGCGTCGCGACCCTCGAACAGCACCACGATGCGCTTGCCGGTGTGGATCACGTCGCGCATCAGCCGCACCAGCTGCAGCTGCAGCCCCGCCATGGCGTCGTCGTATTCCTTGCCCTTCATCTCTTCGGCATAGGGATAGGAGGGGTCGAGGATGCGGTCCTTGTCCGCCGCCTTGACCGCCTTGCGCAGGTCCTCGGGCGCGTCCTTGTCCAGGAAGCGGCTGATCGCCCCGACATAAGGCAGGTCGGGGTGGGTCTCGGACAGGGTCTTCGCTTCGGATTTCTTCGCCATTCAACCCTCGCCGATGCGGGAGATGTCGTACCAGGTGGTCTGGTAGATCTCGTTGATCCAGTTGCCGTAGAGCAGATGCGCGTGGCTGCGCCAGCGGTTCGTCGGTGCCTGGGACGGGTCGTCGTCGGGATAATAGTTCACCGGCACGTTGATCGGCTTTCCGGCCGCCACGTCGCGGTCGTATTCGTCCTTCAGCGTGGTGCTGTCGTATTCGAAATGGTTGAAGACATAAAGCGCCCGCCGCCCTGGATCTTCGAGCAGGCAGGGCCCGACCTGGTCCGAGGCGATCAGCGTGCGCAGGCCCTTGCAGGCGTCGACCTCGGGCTGGCGCACCTCGGTCCAGCGGCTGACCGGCACCAGCACGTCGTCGGAAAAGCCGCGCAGATAGGGGCTGGAGGGCGCCAGGTTCTGGTGGCGGAAGCAGCCGAAGGCCTTGCGCTCCAGCGCGTGCTTTTCCAGCCCGTGGAAATGCCAGGCCATGGCCATGCCGCCCCAGCAGACGCCGAAGGTGGAATGGACGTGGGTCCGGGTCCACTCGAACACGCGCGTCAGCTCGTCCCAATAGGTCACGGCCTCGAAGGGCAGGTGCTCGATGGGGGCGCCGGTGATGATGAGCCCGTCGAACTTCTCGCCCGTGGCCTCGACCTCGCGGAAGCTGCGATAGAAGGCGGCCATGTGGTCGGCGGCGGTGTTGCGGCTTTCGTGGTCCGACATGCGGATCAGCTGGAAGTCGATCTGCAGGGGCGTCGCGCCGATCAGCCGGGCGAACTGGTTCTCGGTCTGGATCTTCTTGGGCATCAGGTTCAGCAGGCCGATGCGCAGCGGCCGGATGTCCTGCATCGCGGCCCGGCCCGGCGACATGACCATGACGCCTTCGTTCGACAGGATGTCGAAGGCGGGCAGGTCGTTGGGCAGGGTGATGGGCATCATGCTTCCTTTCGTTCGATGGCCCTGGCGAGCAGCCGGATCAGGTCGTCGGGGGTCTTCACCCCGGCCACGTCCTCGGCCAGGATGGTCACGCCGCGCCGGGCCATGGCCGCATAGCGCGGCTGGCGATGGGCCAGCGCGCGGGCATAGGTCCAGCGGATGAAATCGTCGGGATTGACCTCGTCCCCGGTCAGGCCTTTTTCGACGCGATAGTCGGTCCAGGCGCGATCCAGGAAATCGGGCTGGTAATACATCGGCTTCGGCGCGCGGTCGAAGCGGCGGACCAGTTCCTCGGTATGCGCGTCCGAGCCCTTGATCCAGACCAGCAGCAGGTCGCGTTCCAGCGCGTCCAGCACCGGGTCGGTCGCGGCGAAGGGGTCCACCACCTCGCAGACCGAGCCGCCGGAATCGCAGACGAAATTGCCCACTCCGTAAAGCTCTTGCGCGCGGCGGATGAAATGGGCGGTGTCCAGCAGCGCCGCGATCTCGGCCGCGCGGTGCTGGCCCTGGCGGCGCATGTATTCCTCGAAGCAGAGCCCGCCCCGGGTCTCGCTGCCGGGCTTGCCCAGATAGGTGGACAGCGGCGCCAGGTTCTCGAAGGTGATGTTGCTGGCGATATAGACCGAATCCGACAGCAGCAGCTCGCGCAGGAACGGCACCTTCATCGCCTCGCGCTTGAAGTTGTCGGCGATCAGTTCGCCCATGTAGCGGGTGCCGATGCGGTAATCGACCGAGTAATGGAACCATTCCCCCGAGCCGCGCAGCATCGAGGCCAGATAGGTCTTGCCCAGGCCGGACATGCCGAAGAACAGCACGCGCTTCCTGGGTGCGGCCAGCCATGCGGCTGCGGTCTCGTAAAGCATGGGCCATCCTTCTGCCGGGCTGCCGCGATAGTTAATCCCGCGCCGGGTCAAGGAAAAGGGGGCCTGTGTCCCGCGGATGCGCTAGGCTGGCGGCAGGCAACAGGAAAGGCACCGGCGATGACGCCGCGATTCAGGATCGGCGACCACGTCAGCTGGAACTCCGAGGCGGGGCGGGTCTCGGGCACCGTCATCAAGGTGCATACCAGCGATTTCGACTACAAGGGCCATACGCATCGCGCCTCGCCCGAGGACCCGCAATACGAGATCAAGAGCGACAAAACCGACCATATCGCCGCCCACAAGGGCAGCGCGCTGACGCTGGAATGACAACCCTGCCGTTCTATACCATCGGTCATTCCGACCGCACGATCGATGCGTTCATCGCCCTTTTGCGCGAGAATCGCGTCGGCCATGTCGCCGATGTCCGCAAGCTGCCGATGTCGCGGGCCAATCCGCAATTCGACGGCGCGCGGCTGGCGGGGGCGATGGCCGAGGCCGGCCTCTCTTACGGCCATATCGCGGCGCTGGGCGGCTTGCGCGGCCGGTCGAAGGCGGTGCCGCCGGACGTGGACGGGCTTTGGCAGAACCGCAGCTTTCACAATTACGCCGATTACGCGCAGTCCGAGGCGTTCCGCGCCGGGCTCGGCCGGCTTTTGGCCGAGGGGCGGATGCGGGCCTGCGCGATCATGTGCGCCGAGGCGGTCTGGTGGCGCTGCCATCGCCGCATCGTCGCCGATCACCTGATCGTGCGCGGATTCGCTGTGTTCCACATCATGGGCCCGGGCCGGGTCGAGCCCGCGCGCCTGACCCCCGGCGCCCAGCCGCAGCCGGACGGCGGCGTGACCTATCCGGCGCCGGCAGCAGGGGGCGATGGGTAAAAAACGTTGCTATCGCGACCTGCTGGCGCGAAATGGGCACAGGCACCGCCGGAAAAGAGGGCAGGAAATGGAAACCGGACTTTTCATCGCGCGGCTGTTTCTGGGTGTGCCCTTCATCGCCTGGGGCATTCTCAAGTTGCGGGGCGGCGAGGCGAAGATCGCGCCGATGATCGCCGCCATGGGTATACCCGACGCCAAGGCGCTGGCCTGGCTGGTCGGGCTTTGCGAGCTTCTGGGCGGGCTGGCGGTCGTGCTGGGCTATCCCGTCCGCACGGCGGCGCTGCTTCTGGGCCTGTGGTGCCTGGTGACCGGCTATCTGGAACATCGCGGCAATGCGACCGAGCTGCTCAAGAACGTGACGATGGCCGGCGGCTATTTCGCGCTGGCGGCGGCGGGCGGCGGGGCGCTGGCGCTGTTCGGCGGCGCGCCGGCGGGCGTGCTGGGCTGGCTGCCCTGACGAATCGGGCGCCGTCCCGGTCCATTCCGCAGCGTTAACCAATCCGCTGTGGCGCGCCGGGCACAATCGCGCTATGATTCGCCCCAGACCCGGAAAACGGGCGACGACAAACGAGGCAGTGACGGCGGTAACCCATGACCGAGATGGTCTTTGGCACCACGCCCGTGCGGGCTGGTGATCCGATTCTTCCCCGCTGGTGGCGCACCCTGGACCGATGGTCCCTGGCCTGCGTGCTGGGGCTGTTCGCGGTGGGGCTTCTTCTGGGGCTGGCGGCTTCGGTGCCGCTGGCCGAAAAGAACGGCCTTCCGCAGTTCTATTACGTGACCCGGCAGGCGGTGTTCGGCGCCATGGCGCTGGTGGCGATGCTGGTGATCTCGACCTTCTCGCCGCGCATGGTGCGGCGGATCGGGGTGCTGGGCTTCCTGGCCGCGCTGGTGGTGCTGATGGCGCTGCCCTTCATCGGCACCGATTTCGGCAAGGGCGCGGTGCGCTGGCTGCGCCTGCCCGGCGGCATGTCGGTGCAGCCCTCGGAATTCCTGAAGCCGTGCTTCATCGCCATCTGCGCCTGGTTCATGGCCTCGAGCCAGGAGGTCGGCGGCCCGCCCGGAAAGATCTATTCCTTCGTCATCGCCGCGGTGGTCGTGGTGCTGCTGGCGCTGCAACCCGACTTCGGCCAGGCCTCGCTGGTGCTGTTTTCCTGGTGCGTGATGTATTTCATCGCCGGGGCGCCGCTGTATCTACTGGGCAGCGTCATGGGGCTGGCGGCGGTCGGCGGCTTCTTCGCCTATGGCGCCTCCGAGCATTTCGCCCGCCGCATCAACGGCTTCCTTGCGGCCGAGGTCGATCCGCGCACCCAGCTCGGCTATGCCTGGAACGCGATCCAGGAGGGCGGCTTCTTCGGCGTCGGCGTCGGCGAGGGCTCGGTCAAATGGTCGCTGCCGGACGCCCATACCGACTTCATCATCGCCGTCGCGGCCGAGGAATACGGGCTGATCCTGGTGCTGATCATCATCGCGCTTTACGCCACCATCGTCATCCGCTCGCTGCTGCGCCTGCAGGACGAGCGCGATCCGTTCGCGCGCATCGGCGGCACCGGCCTTGCCTGCGCCTTCGGCGTGCAGGCGCTGATCA from Paracoccus aminovorans includes:
- a CDS encoding ABC transporter substrate-binding protein, whose translation is MKLLRSSALALLLAGTAAHAADPELTVFDWAGFEEPVIFQGYIDKYGTSPTFALYGDDDEAYQKLASGFKADVAHPCSQMVSKYRDAGLIEPWDVSRIPAFKTLYPKFLDSPIFKDDQGVWYIPTDWGATAIAYNKDTVPAEDVASLNVFTDPKYQGRTSLPDSADDVWALAYLATGTTDWTKVTDEQFKAAADWLRAAHQNVAAYWADPAEQAQLMASGAVDVAWSWNDGVVLLEKDGFPVGFQRAPKEGSSTFFCGFINLKNGPGKEDKAYDFINAWLAPGSAKGLLDTIGYGHTSTVAMKTIENEPAVKEGLSPINAPILAQTPNDPAQREKQLAEFEKIKAGF
- the ppk2 gene encoding polyphosphate kinase 2 encodes the protein MAKKSEAKTLSETHPDLPYVGAISRFLDKDAPEDLRKAVKAADKDRILDPSYPYAEEMKGKEYDDAMAGLQLQLVRLMRDVIHTGKRIVVLFEGRDAAGKGGTIERVRENLNPRSAYIAALPKPSEREAAEWYFQRYVDWLPARGEIALFDRSWYNRGVVEKVFGFCTDAQRETFFRQLPHFENMLVDDGITLVKLWLGVGRAEQLRRFLDREKDPLKQWKLSSIDVDGLARWDDYTAAIHDTLARSHSGIAPWTVIRSDDKRRARIAAIQTILRAVDFAGRDDAAIGLPDAQIAGPPDLPG
- a CDS encoding homoserine O-succinyltransferase codes for the protein MPITLPNDLPAFDILSNEGVMVMSPGRAAMQDIRPLRIGLLNLMPKKIQTENQFARLIGATPLQIDFQLIRMSDHESRNTAADHMAAFYRSFREVEATGEKFDGLIITGAPIEHLPFEAVTYWDELTRVFEWTRTHVHSTFGVCWGGMAMAWHFHGLEKHALERKAFGCFRHQNLAPSSPYLRGFSDDVLVPVSRWTEVRQPEVDACKGLRTLIASDQVGPCLLEDPGRRALYVFNHFEYDSTTLKDEYDRDVAAGKPINVPVNYYPDDDPSQAPTNRWRSHAHLLYGNWINEIYQTTWYDISRIGEG
- a CDS encoding ATPase, producing MLYETAAAWLAAPRKRVLFFGMSGLGKTYLASMLRGSGEWFHYSVDYRIGTRYMGELIADNFKREAMKVPFLRELLLSDSVYIASNITFENLAPLSTYLGKPGSETRGGLCFEEYMRRQGQHRAAEIAALLDTAHFIRRAQELYGVGNFVCDSGGSVCEVVDPFAATDPVLDALERDLLLVWIKGSDAHTEELVRRFDRAPKPMYYQPDFLDRAWTDYRVEKGLTGDEVNPDDFIRWTYARALAHRQPRYAAMARRGVTILAEDVAGVKTPDDLIRLLARAIERKEA
- a CDS encoding hypervirulence associated TUDOR domain-containing protein produces the protein MTPRFRIGDHVSWNSEAGRVSGTVIKVHTSDFDYKGHTHRASPEDPQYEIKSDKTDHIAAHKGSALTLE
- a CDS encoding DUF488 domain-containing protein; the protein is MTTLPFYTIGHSDRTIDAFIALLRENRVGHVADVRKLPMSRANPQFDGARLAGAMAEAGLSYGHIAALGGLRGRSKAVPPDVDGLWQNRSFHNYADYAQSEAFRAGLGRLLAEGRMRACAIMCAEAVWWRCHRRIVADHLIVRGFAVFHIMGPGRVEPARLTPGAQPQPDGGVTYPAPAAGGDG
- a CDS encoding DoxX family protein, encoding METGLFIARLFLGVPFIAWGILKLRGGEAKIAPMIAAMGIPDAKALAWLVGLCELLGGLAVVLGYPVRTAALLLGLWCLVTGYLEHRGNATELLKNVTMAGGYFALAAAGGGALALFGGAPAGVLGWLP
- a CDS encoding peptidoglycan glycosyltransferase FtsW, whose protein sequence is MTEMVFGTTPVRAGDPILPRWWRTLDRWSLACVLGLFAVGLLLGLAASVPLAEKNGLPQFYYVTRQAVFGAMALVAMLVISTFSPRMVRRIGVLGFLAALVVLMALPFIGTDFGKGAVRWLRLPGGMSVQPSEFLKPCFIAICAWFMASSQEVGGPPGKIYSFVIAAVVVVLLALQPDFGQASLVLFSWCVMYFIAGAPLYLLGSVMGLAAVGGFFAYGASEHFARRINGFLAAEVDPRTQLGYAWNAIQEGGFFGVGVGEGSVKWSLPDAHTDFIIAVAAEEYGLILVLIIIALYATIVIRSLLRLQDERDPFARIGGTGLACAFGVQALINMGVAVRLLPAKGMTLPFVSYGGSSVIASGIAMGMLLALTRSRPQGRIGDVLGRGRG